A section of the Nitrospiria bacterium genome encodes:
- a CDS encoding KH domain-containing protein — protein MKELIEYIAKSLVDKPESVSVRETEGEKTTIIELRVAQDDLGKVIGKQGRTARSMRTILNAAGTKLGKRCVLEILE, from the coding sequence ATGAAAGAACTCATCGAATATATCGCGAAGTCGCTGGTGGACAAGCCGGAATCGGTGTCGGTCCGGGAGACCGAGGGGGAGAAGACGACGATCATCGAGCTTCGCGTCGCGCAGGACGACCTGGGCAAGGTGATCGGAAAACAGGGGCGGACCGCGCGGTCGATGCGGACGATTTTGAACGCCGCAGGAACCAAATTGGGCAAGCGATGCGTTCTGGAGATCCTCGAGTGA
- the rimM gene encoding ribosome maturation factor RimM (Essential for efficient processing of 16S rRNA), with amino-acid sequence MSADDWVVIGQITKPFGIKGGLKIRPLTDDPGRFQRLPEAVLEAADGTRQTCTIAEARTDRESVILFCREIGTVEEVERFVGGTVRIPRSAMIPLPPGSYFQHDLVGLRVYLEDGRYLGEIREIWPTGGNDVLVVRDGERERLIPAVKAIVAEVDLTEKRMVLRYMEGLLDL; translated from the coding sequence GTGTCGGCCGACGACTGGGTCGTGATCGGGCAGATCACGAAACCGTTCGGGATCAAGGGCGGGCTGAAGATCCGGCCCCTGACCGACGATCCGGGTCGGTTTCAACGGCTCCCGGAAGCCGTGCTGGAGGCCGCCGACGGAACGCGACAAACCTGCACGATCGCCGAAGCCCGCACCGACCGGGAATCCGTGATCCTTTTCTGTCGAGAGATCGGGACCGTCGAAGAAGTCGAGCGCTTTGTGGGGGGGACGGTTCGAATTCCCCGTTCCGCGATGATTCCGCTTCCCCCCGGCTCCTACTTCCAGCACGATCTGGTCGGGCTTCGGGTGTACCTGGAAGACGGCCGCTATCTCGGCGAGATCCGGGAGATCTGGCCGACCGGGGGCAACGACGTGCTGGTCGTACGGGACGGCGAACGGGAACGGCTGATTCCGGCCGTCAAAGCGATCGTGGCCGAAGTCGACCTGACGGAAAAGCGGATGGTTCTTCGTTATATGGAAGGATTGCTTGATTTATGA